From the Purpureocillium takamizusanense chromosome 6, complete sequence genome, one window contains:
- a CDS encoding uncharacterized protein (EggNog:ENOG503P6VT), whose protein sequence is MTGSQSSIAASHTMLSVHSQDIQEQHRRYSQHYHQHNPHHEANANGNIAPVSHARHPQTHLAAPMPHRESESPVLSHQPLSTMGGPNASSKTPQDAAVAQALEIARESPDGASDPTVSKILEHALSHIWGKVKAQPDGYVMTRDEFAVFNFFQHRFVGDKDAVAARKRYWDNFRA, encoded by the coding sequence ATGACCGGCTCGCAATCGTCCATCGCTGCCTCACATACCATGTTGTCTGTCCATTCGCAGGATATCCAGGAGCAACACCGTCGATATAGCCAACATTACCACCAGCACAACCCTCATCACGAAGCCAACGCCAACGGCAACATTGCCCCCGTCAGTCACGCCCGTCACCCCCAGacgcacctcgccgccccaaTGCCTCACCGCGAGTCCGAATCTCCCGTGCTGAGCCACCAGCCCTTAAGCACCATGGGCGGCCCCAATGCCTCGTCCAAGACGCCGCaggacgcggccgtggcccaggCGCTCGAAATCGCGCGCGAGAGCCCTGATGGTGCCTCGGATCCGACGGTTAGCAAGATCCTGGAGCATGCCCTGTCACATATCTggggcaaggtcaaggcccAGCCGGATGGCTATGTCATGACCCGAGACGAATTTGCCGTCTTCAACTTCTTTCAGCACCGCTTTGTTGGCGACAAGGACGCCGTAGCCGCGAGAAAACGCTACTGGGACAACTTCCGGGCTTAG